One genomic segment of Natrononativus amylolyticus includes these proteins:
- the arcS gene encoding archaeosine synthase subunit alpha encodes MTDYFEVHARDGAARLGELRLESPITTPALVDDVLADAGSLWAAEREVPDGDDARLTVLPHRGFPGGTAPEVQESFAVSHPDVDYPSVAVVSSETAEPHGTDAYALSDGQSVTGHGAALVDAVVRVREATPADTALFFSGVATPRNVALLAYAGVDAFDEARAVIKGTQGKYLTSEGEHFLEDLEELPCACPACQKPREAFTREDCADHNANALRAELGIVRQRIRDGRLRDYLEGQARQEQWLTAALREFDSQWSYLEERTPILRDSALDAATEDTLRRVEIQRFADRVTSRYRNRFKNPLVLVPCSAKKPYSESQSHGQFHDAIRWRAHLVSMTSPIGVVPQELETTYPAQHYDTVVTGRWSEDEKTFVTRVLERYLERNEYPKIVAHVPDEGYRDIVSRVETELELDVTYTVPEGGHPTDDESLENLSNALSGELKYSKREREHNTVRAIADYLLGDGAGDDLFEDIKTTSRYPKIQVRDGEETQLATMVPQYGTLSFTLEGAKRWVESDAPTKRVEIDGFVPHGSVLAPGVVDADEEIRVGDEVVVEGPKAFGVGRAEMFGREMVESTRGIACEIRHVEER; translated from the coding sequence ATGACCGACTACTTCGAAGTTCACGCGCGCGACGGGGCCGCGCGCCTGGGCGAACTCCGCCTCGAGTCGCCGATCACGACCCCGGCGCTCGTCGACGACGTCCTCGCGGACGCGGGCTCGCTGTGGGCCGCCGAGCGCGAGGTTCCCGACGGCGACGACGCCCGCCTGACGGTGCTCCCCCACCGGGGATTCCCGGGGGGAACCGCCCCCGAGGTCCAGGAGTCCTTCGCCGTTTCACACCCCGACGTCGACTACCCGAGCGTCGCCGTCGTCTCGAGTGAAACCGCAGAACCTCACGGGACGGACGCCTACGCGCTCTCGGACGGCCAGTCCGTGACGGGCCACGGTGCGGCGCTGGTCGACGCCGTCGTGCGCGTCCGCGAGGCGACCCCCGCCGACACCGCGCTGTTCTTCTCGGGCGTCGCCACCCCCAGAAACGTCGCGCTGCTGGCGTACGCCGGCGTCGACGCCTTCGACGAGGCTCGCGCGGTGATCAAGGGAACCCAGGGGAAGTACCTCACGAGCGAGGGCGAACACTTCCTCGAGGATCTGGAGGAGTTGCCCTGTGCCTGTCCGGCCTGCCAAAAACCGCGCGAGGCGTTCACCCGCGAGGACTGCGCCGACCACAACGCGAACGCCCTGCGCGCGGAACTCGGGATCGTCCGCCAGCGCATCCGCGACGGCCGCCTGCGGGACTACCTCGAGGGCCAGGCCCGCCAGGAACAGTGGCTCACCGCCGCGCTGCGGGAGTTCGACAGCCAGTGGAGCTACCTCGAGGAGCGGACGCCGATACTCCGGGATTCGGCGCTCGACGCGGCCACCGAGGACACCCTGCGCCGGGTCGAGATCCAGCGCTTCGCCGACCGGGTGACTTCCCGATACCGAAATCGCTTCAAGAACCCGCTCGTGCTCGTTCCCTGTTCGGCGAAGAAGCCCTACAGCGAGTCACAGAGCCACGGTCAGTTCCACGACGCGATCCGGTGGCGCGCCCACCTCGTCTCGATGACCTCGCCCATCGGGGTCGTCCCCCAGGAACTCGAGACCACCTACCCCGCCCAGCACTACGATACGGTGGTCACCGGCCGCTGGTCGGAAGACGAGAAGACGTTCGTCACGCGGGTGTTAGAGCGCTACCTCGAGCGAAACGAGTACCCGAAGATCGTCGCCCACGTCCCCGACGAGGGTTACCGCGACATCGTCTCCCGCGTCGAGACTGAACTGGAGCTCGACGTGACCTACACCGTTCCCGAGGGCGGTCACCCGACCGACGACGAGAGCCTCGAGAACCTCTCGAACGCGCTCTCCGGCGAGCTGAAGTACTCCAAGCGGGAGCGAGAACACAACACGGTGCGGGCGATCGCGGACTACCTGCTCGGCGACGGCGCCGGCGACGACCTCTTCGAGGACATCAAAACGACCAGCCGCTACCCGAAGATCCAGGTTCGCGACGGCGAGGAGACCCAGCTGGCGACGATGGTACCCCAGTACGGCACGCTGTCGTTCACGCTCGAGGGCGCGAAACGGTGGGTCGAGAGCGACGCGCCCACGAAGCGCGTCGAGATCGACGGCTTCGTCCCCCACGGCAGCGTACTCGCGCCGGGGGTCGTCGACGCCGACGAGGAGATCCGGGTTGGCGACGAGGTCGTCGTCGAGGGGCCGAAGGCGTTCGGCGTCGGCCGCGCGGAGATGTTCGGCCGCGAGATGGTCGAGAGCACCCGCGGCATCGCCTGCGAGATCCGCCACGTCGAGGAGCGCTGA
- a CDS encoding cytochrome P450 → MSESDVPAVDGLPVVGNAVGMVRDPWGFTERAAAQGDVVRMRMLRREPYLVTHPDAVRRILLTDSERYRKADVLSESLAGIADTAVIAAEGDRWRRIRSALEPAFDARTVSNLAEGVVAETERHVDGWADGQRIDAGREARALTGSLLGAALFDDGYDALSAATDGLVAAMADRFEMPALFVPDWVPTRTNRRFDAAADRFERAVDRAMADQRAEGNDPRPTDESRSAGLDVLETLVTAAEEGRLSDREVKDQLFTLLFAGHGPAATGLEFAWFSLATTPAAADELAREVDELEDEPSLAAPGPDSYVASVVDETLRLYPPVFELWREPTEDVTLRGYEVPAGTELMLPTYTIHRDERWWDEPETFRPERWAEGDVPARECAYVPFGAGPRTCIGRRLATLQLRLAVATIARRYRFELAPGQSPDPDLGLSTTLSPSDPIELVVRERSD, encoded by the coding sequence ATGAGCGAATCCGACGTTCCGGCCGTCGACGGGTTGCCAGTCGTCGGCAACGCGGTCGGCATGGTCCGCGACCCGTGGGGGTTCACCGAGCGCGCCGCAGCGCAGGGCGACGTCGTCCGGATGCGAATGCTCCGGCGGGAGCCGTACCTCGTGACGCATCCCGACGCGGTCCGGCGGATACTCCTGACCGACAGCGAGCGGTACCGGAAGGCCGACGTCCTGAGCGAGAGCCTCGCCGGGATCGCGGACACGGCGGTGATCGCCGCCGAGGGCGACCGGTGGCGGCGCATCCGGTCGGCGCTCGAGCCGGCGTTCGACGCACGGACCGTCTCGAACCTCGCCGAGGGGGTCGTCGCGGAGACCGAGCGCCACGTCGACGGCTGGGCGGACGGCCAGCGGATCGACGCGGGGCGAGAGGCGCGGGCGCTCACCGGCTCGCTGCTCGGAGCGGCCCTCTTCGACGACGGCTACGACGCGCTGTCGGCGGCGACCGACGGGCTGGTCGCCGCGATGGCCGACCGGTTCGAGATGCCCGCGCTGTTCGTCCCCGACTGGGTGCCGACGCGGACGAACCGGCGGTTCGACGCGGCCGCGGACCGGTTCGAGCGGGCGGTCGACCGCGCGATGGCCGACCAGCGGGCGGAGGGGAACGACCCGCGGCCGACGGACGAGTCCAGATCGGCGGGGCTCGACGTGCTCGAGACCCTCGTCACGGCGGCCGAAGAGGGGCGTCTCTCCGATCGGGAGGTGAAAGATCAGCTGTTCACCCTCCTCTTTGCCGGCCACGGGCCGGCGGCGACCGGCCTCGAGTTCGCGTGGTTCTCGCTGGCGACGACGCCCGCGGCGGCCGACGAACTGGCCCGCGAGGTGGACGAACTCGAGGACGAACCGTCGCTCGCCGCGCCGGGACCCGACTCCTACGTCGCGTCGGTCGTCGACGAGACGCTGCGGCTCTACCCGCCGGTGTTCGAGCTCTGGCGGGAGCCGACGGAGGACGTGACGCTGCGGGGCTACGAGGTACCGGCCGGAACCGAACTCATGCTCCCGACGTACACGATCCACCGCGACGAGCGGTGGTGGGACGAGCCGGAGACGTTCCGCCCGGAGCGGTGGGCGGAGGGTGACGTGCCGGCGCGCGAGTGTGCGTACGTTCCGTTCGGCGCCGGCCCCCGCACCTGCATCGGCCGCCGGCTGGCGACGCTCCAGCTTCGGCTGGCCGTCGCGACGATCGCCCGCCGCTACCGGTTCGAACTTGCACCCGGCCAGTCGCCGGATCCCGATCTGGGGCTGTCGACGACGCTCTCGCCGTCGGATCCGATCGAACTCGTCGTCCGCGAGCGATCGGACTGA
- a CDS encoding TRAM domain-containing protein, which yields MIGTGSLAIGLAMVVVFGWWLLGRLRGGRTADERESWERHRAARERDPPVDVGDVVTLGVTDFSSHHSGEVHAVGKVEGFVIFVEDLPEDLAVGDVIRAKVLSFNRGHTSASATYLERE from the coding sequence ATGATCGGGACGGGCTCGCTCGCGATCGGCCTCGCTATGGTCGTCGTCTTCGGCTGGTGGCTGCTCGGACGGCTTCGCGGCGGTCGAACCGCGGACGAGCGCGAGTCCTGGGAGCGCCACCGGGCGGCCCGCGAGCGCGACCCGCCCGTCGACGTCGGCGACGTCGTCACCCTCGGCGTGACGGATTTCTCGAGTCACCACTCCGGCGAGGTCCACGCCGTCGGCAAGGTCGAGGGGTTCGTGATCTTCGTCGAGGACCTCCCCGAGGACCTCGCGGTCGGCGACGTGATCCGCGCGAAGGTGCTCTCGTTCAACCGGGGGCACACGTCGGCGTCGGCGACCTACCTCGAGCGCGAGTGA
- the tgtA gene encoding tRNA guanosine(15) transglycosylase TgtA, with protein sequence MRECFEVRATDAAGRLGELSVPRAGVTVETPALLPVINPNLDTIAPRRLAEEFGAEILITNSYIIHNTDSVRERALEEGLHELLDFPGAIMTDSGSFQLSEYGEITVTNEEILRFQHEIGSDIGTPVDIPTPPDVPRERAAAELETTRERLEAAQDVDVGDMLVNAPVQGSTHPDLREAAGAHAAGTSLDVFPVGAVVPLMNEYRYDDMVDVIAAAKRGLSADAPVHLFGAGHPMMFALAVAAGCDLFDSAAYALYARDDRYLTVRGTRHLEDLDYLPCPCPVCTSHSPDDLRALGAREREEALAAHNLHVTFAEIRRIKGAIRSGNLLELVESRARAHPTMLDGYRALLEHADLLERADPVSKGAFFYGSHESARRPEVRRHHRRLERLSVPDSVFLTEGDPSSTDAYDDSWRIVPPFGPFPRALSKTYPLTAEVPKRTDRAALEAAAEGVARLVESNPETAFTVGHRGWPASALEALPASVDLLDLTTDRE encoded by the coding sequence ATGCGCGAGTGCTTCGAAGTTCGGGCGACGGACGCCGCCGGCCGGCTCGGCGAGCTGTCGGTGCCGCGAGCCGGCGTCACCGTCGAGACCCCCGCTCTGCTGCCCGTGATCAACCCCAACCTGGACACGATCGCCCCCCGTCGACTCGCCGAGGAGTTCGGCGCCGAGATTCTCATCACCAACTCCTACATCATCCACAATACCGACTCCGTCCGCGAGCGCGCCCTCGAGGAGGGGCTCCACGAGCTGCTCGACTTCCCCGGTGCGATCATGACCGACTCCGGCTCGTTCCAGCTCTCGGAGTACGGCGAGATCACGGTCACGAACGAGGAGATCCTCCGCTTCCAGCACGAGATCGGCTCGGACATCGGCACTCCGGTCGACATCCCGACCCCGCCGGACGTCCCCCGCGAGCGCGCGGCGGCGGAACTCGAGACCACCCGGGAGCGCCTCGAGGCCGCCCAGGACGTCGACGTCGGCGACATGCTCGTCAACGCGCCCGTCCAGGGATCGACGCACCCCGACCTGCGCGAGGCGGCCGGCGCCCACGCTGCGGGGACCTCCCTCGACGTCTTCCCGGTCGGGGCGGTCGTCCCGCTGATGAACGAGTACCGCTACGACGACATGGTCGACGTGATCGCCGCCGCGAAGCGCGGGCTCTCCGCCGACGCGCCCGTCCACCTCTTCGGCGCCGGCCACCCGATGATGTTTGCCCTGGCCGTCGCCGCTGGCTGTGACCTGTTCGACTCCGCCGCCTACGCGCTGTACGCCCGCGACGACCGCTACCTCACCGTCCGCGGCACCCGCCACCTCGAGGACCTCGACTATCTCCCCTGTCCGTGTCCCGTCTGCACCAGCCACTCCCCGGACGACCTTCGGGCCCTCGGTGCCAGAGAGCGCGAAGAAGCCCTCGCGGCCCACAACCTCCACGTCACGTTCGCGGAGATCCGTCGGATCAAGGGGGCGATCCGGTCCGGCAACCTCCTCGAACTCGTCGAGAGCCGCGCCCGCGCCCACCCGACGATGCTCGACGGCTACCGCGCGCTGCTCGAGCACGCGGACCTCCTCGAGCGCGCCGACCCCGTCTCGAAGGGCGCGTTCTTCTACGGCTCTCACGAGAGCGCCCGCCGCCCCGAGGTCCGCCGCCACCACCGCCGCCTCGAGCGGCTTTCGGTCCCCGACTCGGTGTTTCTCACCGAGGGTGACCCCTCGAGTACGGACGCCTACGACGACTCCTGGCGGATCGTCCCGCCGTTCGGCCCGTTTCCGCGGGCGCTCTCGAAGACCTACCCGCTCACCGCCGAGGTGCCGAAACGGACGGATCGGGCGGCCCTCGAGGCGGCCGCCGAGGGCGTCGCCCGGCTCGTCGAGTCGAACCCCGAAACCGCGTTCACGGTGGGCCACCGCGGCTGGCCCGCGTCGGCCCTCGAGGCGCTTCCGGCGTCGGTCGACCTGCTCGACCTGACGACCGACCGCGAGTGA
- a CDS encoding helix-turn-helix domain-containing protein, whose product MKSVRLVVTYDAEALHPTHELVCESPRVDREYLLEGRADDGVETVLSYVEGDAEPYERVLESMDGLLEYDLRAAGDGFFVYARSELDDRGRSLASAFDRETLVVVPPIEFRPDRTMALTLIGHPADLQATVDGVPSGLEASVWWIGDHAQAAGGRLTDRQREALAVAHELGYYDVPRSVGLEAVAAELDCAKATASTLLRRGEARLVADAVVGRGR is encoded by the coding sequence ATGAAGTCCGTTCGCCTCGTCGTCACCTACGACGCGGAGGCGCTCCACCCCACCCACGAACTGGTCTGTGAGTCCCCGCGGGTCGACCGCGAGTACCTGCTCGAGGGCCGGGCCGACGACGGCGTCGAGACGGTCCTGAGCTACGTCGAGGGCGACGCCGAGCCCTACGAGCGGGTCCTCGAGTCGATGGACGGCCTACTCGAGTACGACCTCCGGGCGGCCGGCGACGGCTTCTTCGTCTACGCGCGCTCGGAGCTCGACGACCGCGGCCGCTCGCTCGCGAGCGCGTTCGACCGGGAGACGCTCGTCGTGGTGCCGCCGATCGAGTTCCGGCCCGACCGGACGATGGCGCTGACGCTGATCGGCCACCCGGCGGACCTGCAGGCGACCGTCGACGGCGTCCCGTCGGGTCTCGAGGCGTCCGTGTGGTGGATCGGCGACCACGCCCAGGCGGCGGGCGGGCGACTGACCGACCGCCAGCGCGAGGCCCTCGCGGTCGCTCACGAACTCGGGTACTACGACGTTCCGCGCTCGGTCGGCCTCGAGGCCGTCGCCGCCGAGCTCGACTGTGCGAAGGCGACCGCCTCGACCCTGCTCCGGCGGGGAGAGGCGCGGCTGGTCGCCGACGCGGTCGTCGGACGGGGGCGGTGA
- a CDS encoding HdeD family acid-resistance protein — protein MTTVTTTPEATDEYPKTGWRTLALAGGVVGLVGILAIAFPFATGVSMSYLLGALLVVSGIVHGVHAFSAGSWRGSLWQVVLGVIGVLAGIVLLVNPIVGLVTLTLLLIAYLLVDGFAELWMSVRMAGQRGRGWIAASGAISLILAGFLWIGFPADAVWAIGLLVGISLLTTGLSMVAVAFAGRNAGEVAPPASEPRGA, from the coding sequence ATGACCACAGTTACAACCACACCGGAAGCGACGGACGAGTACCCGAAGACCGGCTGGCGGACCCTCGCGCTCGCGGGCGGCGTCGTCGGTCTCGTCGGGATTCTCGCGATCGCCTTCCCGTTCGCGACGGGCGTCTCGATGAGCTACCTCCTCGGCGCCCTGCTGGTCGTAAGCGGGATCGTCCACGGCGTCCACGCCTTCAGCGCCGGGAGCTGGCGCGGCTCGCTCTGGCAGGTCGTCCTCGGCGTCATCGGCGTGCTCGCGGGGATCGTCCTCCTCGTGAACCCGATCGTCGGGCTCGTCACGCTGACGCTGCTGCTCATCGCGTACCTGCTCGTCGATGGGTTCGCCGAGCTCTGGATGAGCGTGCGGATGGCGGGACAGCGCGGTCGCGGCTGGATCGCCGCCAGCGGCGCGATCTCGCTGATCCTGGCCGGCTTCCTCTGGATCGGCTTCCCCGCAGACGCGGTCTGGGCGATCGGTCTCCTCGTGGGCATCAGCCTGCTCACGACCGGCCTCTCGATGGTGGCCGTCGCCTTCGCCGGCCGGAACGCCGGGGAGGTCGCCCCGCCGGCGTCCGAACCGCGCGGCGCCTGA